From Candidatus Polarisedimenticolaceae bacterium:
ATGAACCAGTCAGGCAGATTAGCTTCCTAGTCTCTGGAGTCCAAGACTCAGAGTAGCGACGTCGCCGACAAACAGGGGCACGCCGTAAATACCCGGTAGTGGCCGTCGCCTCTGCTACCGCGGCAATCCGGTTGCACCAGCGCCGCGTGCGGACTTCCGCAGGTACTCGGAAATACACGCGTGTAGCTCGACACTCTTTCATCAGTAGGGGTTTTGAAGTCGGCGGGTTTCCGCCCGGTTCCCATAAAGAAAGGGATGAAGCCGATTGGCTGCATCCCTGATGAGTTACATGAGCCCCCTCTCCCGGAGTGAGAGGAAAGCTCCGTCGGTCACAATCAAGTGGTCTGCCAGAGAGATTCCCACAAGGTCGCAGGCGCGCTGGACTGCGTGGGTGAACTCGATGTCCTCCACCGATGGCTCAAGGAGGCCGCTTGGATGATAGTGGACTAGAACTATTGAAAGAGCGTTTGAGAGAATTGCCGGCTTGACGATTTCGGCCGGGCGCGCCCTCGTCGTGTTGAGGTCTCCGACCGCCACGACGTTGAACGAGGTCGGCTGGTTTTGACTGTCAAGGCAGAGAACCGAGAGAATCTCTCGGTCCGCGCCGAGGTAGTACGGTCGAATCGCGTTGTGCACGTCTCGCGGTCGACTCACCCGACTGACGCTAAATCGAACCCTGCCATCGCGAACCTGACGAATTCGGACTCTCTGAACTGACT
This genomic window contains:
- a CDS encoding JAB domain-containing protein, whose protein sequence is MPHLRTTRHRGLPCRFRRLLPDSRSIGKPLHTGVHSASCAVKPPKSVQRVRIRQVRDGRVRFSVSRVSRPRDVHNAIRPYYLGADREILSVLCLDSQNQPTSFNVVAVGDLNTTRARPAEIVKPAILSNALSIVLVHYHPSGLLEPSVEDIEFTHAVQRACDLVGISLADHLIVTDGAFLSLRERGLM